A genomic segment from Nematostella vectensis chromosome 6, jaNemVect1.1, whole genome shotgun sequence encodes:
- the LOC5505598 gene encoding A disintegrin and metalloproteinase with thrombospondin motifs 6 yields MAVPRYLALAVLAVFASHQVEAKSLKEIHELLTPEERDRVFSGPFPNYNEINYEVTHPTQVDADGNYLSSDLSHGNQGRKRTLDSGGSPEPAFFRVPAFGKELHVRAALNSDLFAPNFAVHVIGKDGLRVNDEPVDHCHYVGHVLSSANSKAAFSNCDGLSGVVQSDDHGLLVINPLPERLGLNKDDIRAHVIYRRDPRDMTTMARDIDIPLKKSKLCGVEDPPIDKREVLSDESSSCVHMAGTRYIETLVVADYNMAAFHGTTKLNIYVPTILNVAYSLIGDNSIGADIKYKIKKLQIHEVENANGLVISTSSSTTLSNFCQWSKGQNVGDDTNQDHFDHATLIARKSFVKADGSSVLGLASLKGMCNPDLSCTINQDMGLGSAFTIAHETGHNLGAKHDGATNTCPSNANIMATSASGQSTAFEWSACSCKYVTDFLKDTTLSSCLNDSPVKLAPLPTNTQLPGQIYDRDEQCKMMIPGSTGFCTSKESVICTQLWCTKTDLSCTTKVEPAVDGTICGTKKWCRRGACVDYGSEGPQAIDGGYSAWSNWGACSHTCGGGVIKRTRQCNSPTPQHGGKQCSGSAAEYKYCNTAACAANAEHTRTSQCKQKGNSVVFSDGMTYEWRYDSTVFPPSVDAERCLLKCVTGDSSSGYKTYTFGKVSDGTRCDGAGFPGMCINGGTCERLGCDNVLGSSAVEDRCGTCNGDGSGCSWSNHTFTKSPDQNGDYLQDVGATIPAGAKNIHISEDSGLKNVLALAASGGQQFNTNMNSLSYYPYTFTMAGTQFKYESNSAGLDKFTAKGPLTESVSLKFLVADWNAEYKVSVAYLVSNSAVSVREAKPFVWNIRCSVTCGEGTTEAVCTRADDESPVADQLCPKEKPGPKKCGMTPCPAQQGMPSPPRI; encoded by the exons ATGGCAGTACCTCGCTACTTGGCGCTTGCGGTTTTGGCGGTTTTTGCTTCTCACCAAGTTGAGGCAAAAAGCTTGAAG GAAATACATGAACTTCTCACTCCCGAGGAAAGAGATCGTGTTTTCAGCGGACCCTTCCCAAACTACAATG AGATCAATTATGAGgtcacccaccccacccagGTGGACGCCGATGGAAACTACCTATCAAGTGATCTGTCACATGGAAACCAAGGGCGCAAGCGAACCCTGGACAGCGGAGGCTCCCCTGAGCCGGCGTTCTTTCGCGTGCCTGCTTTTGGCAAAGAACTACATGTGCGAGCTGCGCTTAACTCTGACCTTTTCGCGCCAAATTTCGCCGTGCACGTGATTGGAAAGGATGGCTTGAGAGTAAATGACGAGCCTGTCGACCATTGTCACTATGTTGGACACGTGTTGTCATCCGCGAATTCCAAGGCGGCGTTCAGCAACTGCGACGGACTG TCGGGCGTGGTTCAGAGTGACGATCACGGCCTTCTCGTGATCAACCCGCTGCCGGAAAGACTGGGCCTCAACAAGGACGACATCCGCGCGCACGTGATCTATAGAAGGGACCCACGTGATATGACAACCATGGCACGTGATATCGACATTCCTTTAAAGAAGAGCAAGTTGTGCGGGGTGGAAG ACCCACCTATCGATAAGCGAGAAGTGTTGAGTGACGAGTCCAGCTCATGTGTCCACATGGCTGGCACGAGATACATCGAGACGCTCGTGGTGGCAGACTACAACATGGCGGCCTTCCATGGGACGACCAAACTGAACATATATGTGCCGACCATTCTCAACGTG GCGTACAGTCTAATTggtgacaattcaatcggtgcAGACATCAAGTACAAGATAAAGAAACTTCAGATACACGAAGTGGAAAATGCG AATGGACTAGTTATTAGCACAAGCTCGAGTACCACACTCTCCAACTTCTGCCAATGGAGCAAAGGCCAGAATGTGGGCGACGACACCAATCAAGACCACTTTGACCACGCTACGCTCATCGCAAG GAAAAGCTTTGTCAAAGCCGATGGAAGCTCAGTCTTGG GTCTAGCCAGCTTGAAAGGCATGTGTAACCCTGATCTCAGCTGCACCATCAATCAAGACATGGGCCTGGGGTCCGCCTTCACCATAGCACACGAGACAGGCCACAA CTTGGGCGCTAAGCATGACGGGGCTACAAACACGTGTCCTAGCAACGCGAACATAATGGCAACCTCAGCAAGCGGCCAGTCCACCGCCTTCGAATGGTCCGCGTGTAGCTGCAAATACGTCACGGATTTTCTCAA ggataccactTTATCGAGCTGCCTGAATGACTCGCCGGTGAAGCTGGCACCATTACCAACAAACACCCAGCTTCCTGGTCAGATCTATGACCGTGATGAGCAGTGCAAGATGATGATACCAGGATCCACGGGTTTTTGTACCAGTAAGGAGTCG GTGATCTGCACACAGTTATGGTGCACCAAGACAGATTTGAGTTGTACCACTAAAGTTGAGCCCGCTGTGGACGGAACAATATGCGGAACAAAAAAG TGGTGCAGGCGCGGGGCCTGCGTGGATTATGGCAGCGAGGGTCCCCAGGCTATTGACGGGGGGTACAGCGCGTGGAGTAACTGGGGGGCCTGCTCACACACGTGCGGGGGAGGGGTGATCAAAAGAACACGTCAGTGCAACAGCCCTAC TCCACAGCACGGTGGTAAACAATGCTCTGGGTCAGCGGCGGAATACAAGTACTGCAACACAGCA GCCTGCGCGGCCAACGCGGAGCATACGCGCACCTCCCAGTGCAAGCAGAAGGGCAACTCCGTAGTGTTTAGCGACGGAATGACGTACGAATGGCGCTACGACAGCACAGTTTTCCCGCCGTCAG TTGACGCTGAGAGATGCTTGCTGAAATGCGTGACCGGTGACTCGTCTTCGGGTTACAAGACGTACACGTTCGGCAAGGTTTCGGACGGCACTCGGTGTGATGGCGCTGGATTTCCGGGAATGTGTATCAATGGTGGAACCTGTGAG CGACTTGGTTGCGATAATGTTCTCGGTTCCTCTGCGGTGGAGGATCGCTGCGGAACTTGTAATGGCGACGGGTCAGGATGTTCTTGGAGTAACCACACCTTTACCAAGAGTCCTGACCAGAATGGAG ATTATCTCCAGGATGTTGGTGCAACAATTCCTGCTGGCGCGAAAAACATCCACATTTCCGAGGACAGCGGGCTGAAAAATGTCCTTG CTCTTGCTGCAAGTGGAGGCCAGCAGTTTAACACTAACATGAACAGTCTCAGCTactatccctataccttcacCATGGCCGGGACTCAGTTCAAGTACGAAAGCAACAGTGCCGGTCTAGACAAGTTCACCGCTAAAGGACCCCTGACTGAGAGCGTCTCCCTTAAG ttCTTGGTTGCTGACTGGAACGCGGAATATAAGGTATCAGTCGCGTACCTCGTCAGCAACAGTGCAGTGAGCGTCAGGGAAGCCAAGCCTTTCGTCTGGAACATTCGATGTTCAGTCACTTGTGGAGAAG GCACGACTGAGGCCGTTTGTACTCGCGCTGACGACGAGTCACCGGTGGCTGATCAACTCTGTCCAAAAGAAAAACCCGGTCCCAAGAAGTGCGGTATGACACCGTGTCCGGCACAGCAGGGCATGCCCAGCCCTCCACGGATATAG